A genomic stretch from Dama dama isolate Ldn47 chromosome 10, ASM3311817v1, whole genome shotgun sequence includes:
- the ITPRIPL2 gene encoding inositol 1,4,5-trisphosphate receptor-interacting protein-like 2: MSVHYTLNLRVFWPLVTGLCTALVCLYHVLRGNGGARTEPPDGADGGFPLLKVAVLLLLGYILLRCRHAVRQRFLPGPPRLGGHSAFSSKHFPEPSLDILLESYYEHEVRLSPHVLGHSKAHVSRIVGELVRAGRARGSPGPIPGGALALAFRGDFIQVGSAYEQHKIRRPDGFDVLVPLRLPPLVSLEPRSLGAEPELAPAFHGCFVCALKAPPGASGGHWLRDCKPFSDGFCVDVRGRRLLSATLVLRWFQAHLQRSLATVRYSLEGRCRVSLTPGGLEQPPTLHILPCRTDYGCCRLSMAVRLIPAVHLGDSVFLVAPPPPPSPAGPLSELPGGLRGDALWGVNTARQEQKLLSWLQERAPPGACYLKCLQLLKALRDLGARGLDPTAAAQWGRLLSSYVLKSALLAVLQREGAPAPGWDEAHLGERLEELVLFLRDCLLRRRTLFHCVLGPGGAATEVGPLPKVLREAAPVDLLAAFDRQFRELAAARLLSTWRRLPQLLRAYGGPRYLVRCPPPRSQRTQGFPEDEP; the protein is encoded by the coding sequence ATGTCGGTGCACTACACTCTCAATCTGCGCGTCTTCTGGCCCCTGGTGACCGGCCTGTGCACCGCCCTCGTGTGCCTCTACCATGTCCTGCGGGGAAACGGGGGCGCCCGAACCGAGCCCCCCGACGGCGCGGACGGCGGCTTCCCGCTGCTCAAGGTGgccgtcctcctcctccttggcTACATCCTCCTGCGCTGTCGCCACGCTGTCCGGCAGCGCTTTCTGCCCGGGCCTCCCCGCCTGGGGGGCCACTCCGCCTTCTCGTCTAAACACTTCCCCGAGCCCAGCCTAGACATCTTGCTGGAGAGTTACTACGAGCACGAGGTGCGCCTGTCGCCGCACGTGCTGGGCCACAGCAAGGCCCACGTGAGCCGCATCGTGGGCGAGCTGGTGCGGGCTGGCCGTGCCCGAGGGTCCCCAGGCCCCATCCCCGGGGGAGCGCTGGCCTTGGCCTTCCGCGGAGACTTCATCCAGGTAGGGAGCGCCTACGAGCAGCATAAAATCCGCCGGCCCGACGGCTTCGACGTGCTCGTGCCGCTGCGCCTCCCTCCCCTGGTGTCGCTGGAGCCGCGGAGCCTGGGCGCGGAGCCCGAGCTGGCCCCAGCCTTCCACGGATGCTTCGTGTGTGCGCTCAAGGCGCCGCCAGGGGCTTCCGGCGGCCACTGGCTCCGGGACTGCAAACCCTTCTCCGACGGCTTCTGCGTGGATGTCCGCGGGCGGCGCCTCCTCTCGGCCACGCTGGTACTGCGCTGGTTCCAGGCGCATCTGCAGCGCTCCCTGGCCACCGTGCGCTACAGCCTGGAGGGACGTTGTCGGGTCAGCCTGACCCCGGGCGGTCTGGAGCAGCCGCCCACCCTACACATCTTGCCCTGCCGCACCGATTACGGCTGCTGCCGCCTTTCCATGGCCGTGCGACTCATCCCTGCCGTCCATTTGGGCGACAGCGTCTTCCTAGTGGCGCCACCGCCGCCGCCCTCGCCTGCCGGGCCCCTGTCGGAGCTCCCGGGAGGCCTGCGTGGCGATGCCCTGTGGGGGGTGAACACAGCGCGCCAGGAGCAGAAGCTGCTGAGCTGGCTGCAGGAAAGGGCCCCTCCGGGTGCCTGCTACCTCAAGTGCCTGCAGTTGCTTAAAGCTCTGCGAGACCTGGGCGCCCGCGGGCTGGACCCGACGGCCGCCGCGCAGTGGGGACGCCTCCTCTCCTCGTACGTGCTCAAGTCGGCGCTGCTGGCGGTGCTGCAGCGCGAGGGGGCTCCGGCACCAGGCTGGGACGAGGCGCACCTGGGCGAGCGCCTGGAGGAGCTAGTGCTGTTCCTCCGGGACTGCCTGCTGCGACGCCGGACGCTCTTCCACTGCGTCCTGGGCCCTGGAGGGGCGGCCACCGAGGTGGGCCCGCTACCCAAGGTACTGCGTGAAGCTGCCCCAGTTGACCTCCTGGCGGCTTTCGACCGGCAGTTTCGGGAACTCGCGGCGGCGCGGTTGCTGTCCACGTGGCGAAGGCTGCCCCAGCTTCTCCGCGCCTATGGCGGTCCCCGCTACCTTGTCAGATGTCCGCCACCCCGGAGTCAGCGCACCCAAGGGTTCCCTGAAGATGAACCATAA